In the genome of Calothrix sp. PCC 6303, the window ACCGTATGAAACAGAAGACATTTTAGCTGAATTAGGTTACAGCTTCTTACGTACCCGTATGACATTACCCTCTTCTCAACGTGTACCACAACGTTTACCTGAATTACGTCAGCAAATCGAGGAATTATTACCACTGGTAACTTTATCGAGTGAAACTGCACGTCGAGAAATTATGGTAGCACCGGTACTTGCGGAACTAGCACGTTTTTGTAAGTGTCAAATGCGTTTAGAATATCCTCTCCAGATAAATTCTCGACTCAAAGGTAATTTAGATTATTTACTACGAAACGTTAATGCAAATGAAAGAGATAAAAATTTTCTAGTGGTTGAGGCTAAAAACGACGATTTGTCAAGAGGTTTTACTCAACTATCAGCAGAGTTAATCGCTTTGGCAATAGCAGAAGAACAAGATATTCTTTATGGTGCAGTCACAGTAGGTGATACTTGGCGTTTTGGTTTATTAGAACAACAACATCTTCGGATTACTCAAGACATTACTTTGTATCGTGTACCTGATGATTTAGATATTTTAATGCAAATATTGATTGGAATTATTGAATAATAATATCTTTTGTATAGTTAAATATATTAGCCTTGAGCTATACTGCGAGTGGTTAGCTATTAGCTATACTCTAAGAGAAGGCTGCGCCTATAGCGATTAGCTAAAACGTTAATAATCAAAGCATATAGCGATTAGACAAACGCAAACTTAACTGAGCTTCTGCCTCCGTTAAAGTTTGTAAGAAGTTTAATTTCTAGCCGTTTTTGGTATAGTTAAATATATTTAAAGCCAATTACCGATGGAAATTATTGGTGCCCAATATGCAGGATGATCATACTTAATATTTATACCTTCAGATGATGGTAATTTTTTCGCCTGAATCATTCTAATTTGGGCTGTTTGCAAAGCCTGGGCAATAGTCATGCCGTTCTTGCGATAGTTGGTGTAGAATGTTTTGATTATCTCAGACGTAGATTCATCGGTGACATTCCACAAAGATGCGATCGCGCTTTTAACTCCAGCTTGCAATGCAATTCCAGCTAATCCTAGTGTGGCACGATCATCACCAACTGCGGTTTCGCAAGCTGTCAGTGCGAGAAGTTCGACACTATCTGATTTGTTGTTGAGGTTTCGCAGAGATGCTTCTAATTGGTTGATGGTAAGTTTTTGGTTTTTCCCTGTGACAATGAAGGTGTCTTCAGGAATGATACCAAATTGAGCGTGACTAGCTATGTGAACAATCGAATATGTGGTTTTCTCCAGTGTTTTCTGAAAGCTTTCGGGAATAAAGTTATCGTCCATTAGGCGGGTATGATTGGGGAATATCCTTCCAACTGTCTTTACTTCATCGGGAACAGCAGAAAGTGCATCGAAAGTCTTGCCGTCGATTGTGGCTTTTTTTGTTAAACCCACAATTAATGCTTTTTGTGTATTCCCATTACCTAAATTAGGTTTGGTAAGTCGTAAACTGGGGGTTGTGGCAACTGCGTAGGTTTCGATTAAATATTTCTTCTGTTGGCTATCATAAAGTGCTGCCATTGGTACGCTACGCAAGAACCCATCTTGAATAAATACCAGGGTTTTGACTTTCTGTAATTTGATATCTTCAGCAAAAGGACGAATTATCCAGTCATAAAGCTGTGCGGCAATTGTTGTATCGTAATTAATTTCTTCTTTGCTAACTAGTCCTTTGCGAAACTCGGTAATTTTTTTCTCCAGGATTTCATTACTAACTATTTTAGTTGTACCCTGTTGGTTGGGGTCTTCAATCCACTTAAATTTGGTTGCTTGATTGGGTAACTGTAATAATATCCCGGTTTTGCCATCTAAAATGATGGAACTCAAAAACCCAGTATTCTGAAACGCTGCACTATTCTCTTTCAGGAGTTCCCCCACCAGTTTGGGATTCAACCCACTCAATATGCAATCATTGCCAAAATAATTCTGTAATTCTGCCAGCTTCAACGCATCGATGGTGTTAACGACTTTCGATAGTTCCTTCACACGTCTCTCATCTACAATTGCCCCAACTCCCAGCAAATCTAAGCGCGACTGTGCCAATGTCCGGTATAGTGGCTTAACTACATCCCGGAAGTCAAACTGTACATCCCGTTCCGCAGTCAAAATATCCTGCCGGATATTTTCCAAGATATCAAAGGCTCGCTGATAGGATGCGATAGCTTCGCTCGCCGCAGGCATCGCTTCTTGCTTTCGATCCTGTTTGTCCAAAATCCTGCCTGCTTGCCATTCCCACAAATACAAGCTATCTTTTGCACTCAAGTTTATGTCTGCGGCGATGATTGCAGACTGAGTATATTTTAATGCTTTTTCATTCTCTTGATGACATTCCCAGAAATGTCCCAAAGCACCGTTAGCATATGAAATTAGGCGATTATCTTGGATTTGTTTACTTATTAACACTGAATTTTCTAGCAAATTTAATGCTTTATTATCACCAGATAATACAAGCTGAGTTGGACAGTAAGTAAAAGGTGAAGTTCTTTTCCCATCGCGCTGCAAATATGCTAAATCAATTTCCCCATAGACTTTTGTGGCTGAATTGGGTAAACTTTCGACAACTTTTAAAGCATCCTCAAGAGTTTTTGTAAACTCCTCATCAGGAATAAATTTGCTCTTATTTGTCTGGGAAGCCAACTGAAGTAAATTTAATAATCCCCGCATCTCGGCTAAAGGTTGTTTTTCGTTGCGGGCGAATTTTATACTATTTTTAAAATATTGGTAAGCTCTTTGATAGTCATCGAGAAATTTTTGTGTCAATTCTTTTTCTTTACTAGAAATACCAGCCTTCTTTGCAGAATCAGCTTGTAACTCTCGCAATTGTCCACGACTTTTGTAAGCATTACCCAAACTATTGAAGACCAAAAATTGATATTCTGGACTAACTTGTTGTGCTGCGTCTAAATATTTAATTGCTTGGTCGTAACTGCCAATTAAGCGATATGCTTCACCAAGAATCCCCAAAGCTGCAACCTGACCACGTTTGTCATTATATTTGATGGCAATTTGTTCAGCACTGTCTGGAGTACATTTTATTTCCTGACTGGCTGGAATTTTCGACTTCTCTACTATTTGACCACACAAAAGCGCGATCGCTTGCCGAGGTTGTCCCAAATTGCTATAAACCTGTGCCAGTTCCGACTTCATCCGTCCAACTTGCTGGATATTTTCCACCTTACCATAGTCACGCATGGCTTTTTCTAGGGATGCGATCGCATCTTTATTTTCTCCTACTTGTTGGTAAGCGCGTGCCAAATTTTCATTCACCACTGCCCTAGCTGATGGATTATTTTTATAGTAATTTAGTGCTTCTCGCCAATTTTTTATAGCATTGGAAAAATTGCCAGCATTATAGTCTTTGATTCCTTGCTTTACTAGTACATTTGTATTTGAAGGTTGTGCCGTTACAACCTGTCCAAATAATAAACAAATTATAAGAGTTAGGGAAAATAATAATTTAATTACTTGATGACTATTGAGTTTTTGGGATTGATGACTCGAAAAATAAATTATCCGCTTATAAATGGTTCTCAATTTCATACATATTTGGTTCTGCTGCAGAAAATAAATTAATATTTTGCAATAATTTCTATTTTTCATTTTAATACCGAAACATCCTCGTATAAAAGTTATTCTTAATCTTGTATACAAAAGAAAACTATATACTGGTATTTCTTGCATAATAGCCTAACTAGGGGATTTCATAACCCCAAAAAAACAGAAGCATAAGAAATATCATGAATTTTTATTTGATCCAAGATAAATTATTTATACATCAAAAATATAAATGTCAAAAACTCAGTTTAAAAATTATTACTTTAGATAAAATATCCTGATTTATGTTCCAATTACCTCCTTTTAAATACTTATCAATGTGTTCACATTGCAATAGATATATAATGATATGATTTGACTAACGAATAATCTTGAGTAAAATAAATCAATAATCGCTCAAAATTTAGCACCTTGCTAACCACCGCTTCGCTTTGAGAATTGAGTCGATCTGGTTTACATTCTCATCTTCATCTCAAACAAGTTCTGTGTCAAACTCCGAATGTAATTTCATTATTTAGATGCATCTTATCCACAGGAGAAAAATATGGATTATCAAAACGCAACAGCAACATCGGTGATTTCTGAGTTCGAGTCCGGATTCTCAAAAATTCTGCCTGACCTAGCTAAATTGCTTCAGAGATATAATGTATCGACATCAATAACTTTAGAAATTGAGGTAGAATCACCTTTTTCTTCTGCCACATTTGGTTGCACTTGCTGCTTTGTCAACGGTGTCATGAAGTGCGGAACGGGTTATAGAATATCACTACCTGAAGGGGGCGTAGGGTTAGATGTTGAGAAGGCAGAACAGTTATGTAAAGATGTTCAATCCGAGTTGTCTAAGGTTTTAAGAAATTTAAGTGAAGCCGCCAAGCAAACAAATGGGACATTTAAACTTCAGATATTCATCAATCCAGCCCCAACTGCTCCTAGAAAGCCAATTGTTTGTCAATGGGTTTCCCAAAACGATAGAAATACTCTTGAATGTTCTAACTCGTGAGTTTTACCAGGATAATTTAAGCTTCTTACTCTGACGATTCTGCAATTTCTTTGAAGCATAGATCCGCTCACTCAAAGCAATCTATACTTCAAAGGAATAAGTGGTTATACAAAATTAAATCTATATCGTCACTAGCATCAGAGCTTACAGTTTTAAAAATTTGATCAAAAAATCTGAGAATATTAAAATACACCATTACTTTTGTGCTACTACTTATCAGCAAAGTCTGGAGCCAGAGACTACTTAGCTCTGTAGCGATCGCAGGTGTCATTCTTATTTTTGAACACCGGATCTGTGCCCAAGTAATGCCTGACAATACGTTGGGCGTTGAAAAGTCCGTAGTTACTTCTAACACTAATAATAGTCTGCAAATTGAGGGTGGAGCAATTCGCGGCACTAATCTGTTTCATAGCTTCAGCGACTTCAACATTACTGAAGGGCAAAGCCTCTACTTTCAAAACCCAATCGACATTACAAACATTATCAGTCGAGTGACTGGCGGCAGTTCTTCCAACATCGCAGGAACATTAGGTGTATCAGGTGGCACTGCCAATTTATTTCTCCTCAACCCAAATGGGATCATCTTTGGAGAAAATTCTCGCCTCGATGTTAAAGGCTCATTTGTCGCAACAACAGCAACTGCGATTCAGTTTGGCGATCGAGGCTTCTATAGTAGTTCTGTCCCTGATTCCCCGCCTTTATTAACGGTTAATCCATCTGCTTTTTTGTTCAATCAAGTTGCTGCTGCACCGATTGTCAACCGTTCCACTACCCCATTAGAAGAATCGGGTACACAAGGGCTACAAGTGGCAGATGGCAAGAGTTTGATCCTGTTAGGAGGTGAGATAAATTTTGCCGGGGGTGGTGTAAATGCGGCTGGGGGGCAGGTGGATTTGGGAGCAGTGGCAGATCAAGGTAAAGTAGACTTGGCTTTCAATGACAACAATTTGCGCTTGATTTTTCCCACCACGCTCAATCGAGCCGATATTTCTCTAACTAATGGCGCGACAGTCAATACCAGCGGTGAAGGGGGTGGTTCGATCCAGATTTGGGGCAGAAATGTTTTCATCAACGGCGGCTCCCAAATTGCGGCTTCTACCCAAGGAGCAAAATCCGGAACTGGCTTAACCGTGAATGCCTCTGAGTCTTTGGAAGTGATTGGAATCGTCCCATTTGGGAATATATCGACTTTGAGTTTTGGGGATGGACAGGCTGGCGATCTGACAATCGAGACTAAAAGATTAAGTATTCGAGATGGGGCACAAATCTTATCTGGGACGCTTGGTAACGGTTCAGCAGGTCAGTTGAGTGTGAATGCGTCTGATATTGTCGAGATAATAAGTATAGATAAAAATCCTGAAAGTTCTAGTGCCTTAGCTAGTTTTACAGGTAATTTCGGACAAGCAGGAAATCTCATTATCAATACAAACAAGCTGATCATTAACAATCAAGGAGTTGTATCCGCCCAATCGCTGATTGCTTCTGAGGATGGAAAGGTTTTCCCAGTATCAGGAAAAGCTGGTAATCTAACGATTAATGCCTCTGATTCTGTAGAGTTGAGCAGAGAAGGATTTATTTTCACAAACACTCAAAGCCCCGGAGATGCAGGTAACATCACAATCAACACGGGTAGGTTGGTGGTTGAGGATACTAGTCGAATTAGCGCAAAAAGCCAAGGTTTGGGAAATGCAGGTAATATCACAGTACGGGCAGGTTCAATCATTTTAAGCAATCAATCACGAATCGATGCTGTCACAACAGCCAGTCAGGGTGGGAATATAACGCTGAAAGTAGGTGACATCTTGCTATTGCGGCAGGATAGCTTTATTTCTACCACGGCTGGAACGGCTCAGGCAGGGGGAGATGGTGGCAATATCAACTTTGATGGTAAGTTTATCGTGGCGATTCCCAACGAAAATAGCGATATTAGCGCCAATGCCTTCACTGGAAAAGGTGGAAACATCCAAATTAACGCCCAAGGTATCTTCGGTATCGAGTCCCGTTCCAAACCAACCGATAGAAGTGATATTACTGCCACTTCGGAACAAGGCATTTCGGGTGTAATCAATCTCAATCAACCCGATAACAGTTCGCTTCAAAACAGCTTCACCCAATTATCCCCGAACGCGATCGACACCAACGCACTGATTGCCAATAGTTGCATTGCACGCAGCACCAAGCGACAAGAAAACTCATTTACCATTACAGGTTCTGGTGCTTTACACAATAGTCCGGGAGACATATTAATTTCTACCTATACAACTGGCGGTGTGCGTAATGTTGAACCAATATCACGTCCTTGGAAAAAAGGCGACCCCATCATTGAAGCACAAGGATTATACAAGTTATCCGATGGGCGATCGCTCTTGAGTCGGGCTTGTAATTAAAGGAAATATTCCCGCGATCGCCACTGAACAGGTTCTAAGATGCTGCTTAAAGATTGAAGGTTAAATTGTCAACTTCGCTTACAAGTGTAGCAATTTGATCAGCTGGAGCACCCCCTGTTGCAACTGTATTTACAATAGCCGCACCCAAGCGAACAAAAAGAGAGAGAACCCGAAGAAGTTCTTTCATGTCATTAAATTTTTGAATAGCTTTTAAAACTTTATCAGTGGTTGCTTTTATTTGTTCTTTAGCATTTT includes:
- a CDS encoding filamentous hemagglutinin N-terminal domain-containing protein; translated protein: MLLLISKVWSQRLLSSVAIAGVILIFEHRICAQVMPDNTLGVEKSVVTSNTNNSLQIEGGAIRGTNLFHSFSDFNITEGQSLYFQNPIDITNIISRVTGGSSSNIAGTLGVSGGTANLFLLNPNGIIFGENSRLDVKGSFVATTATAIQFGDRGFYSSSVPDSPPLLTVNPSAFLFNQVAAAPIVNRSTTPLEESGTQGLQVADGKSLILLGGEINFAGGGVNAAGGQVDLGAVADQGKVDLAFNDNNLRLIFPTTLNRADISLTNGATVNTSGEGGGSIQIWGRNVFINGGSQIAASTQGAKSGTGLTVNASESLEVIGIVPFGNISTLSFGDGQAGDLTIETKRLSIRDGAQILSGTLGNGSAGQLSVNASDIVEIISIDKNPESSSALASFTGNFGQAGNLIINTNKLIINNQGVVSAQSLIASEDGKVFPVSGKAGNLTINASDSVELSREGFIFTNTQSPGDAGNITINTGRLVVEDTSRISAKSQGLGNAGNITVRAGSIILSNQSRIDAVTTASQGGNITLKVGDILLLRQDSFISTTAGTAQAGGDGGNINFDGKFIVAIPNENSDISANAFTGKGGNIQINAQGIFGIESRSKPTDRSDITATSEQGISGVINLNQPDNSSLQNSFTQLSPNAIDTNALIANSCIARSTKRQENSFTITGSGALHNSPGDILISTYTTGGVRNVEPISRPWKKGDPIIEAQGLYKLSDGRSLLSRACN
- a CDS encoding CHAT domain-containing protein yields the protein MKLRTIYKRIIYFSSHQSQKLNSHQVIKLLFSLTLIICLLFGQVVTAQPSNTNVLVKQGIKDYNAGNFSNAIKNWREALNYYKNNPSARAVVNENLARAYQQVGENKDAIASLEKAMRDYGKVENIQQVGRMKSELAQVYSNLGQPRQAIALLCGQIVEKSKIPASQEIKCTPDSAEQIAIKYNDKRGQVAALGILGEAYRLIGSYDQAIKYLDAAQQVSPEYQFLVFNSLGNAYKSRGQLRELQADSAKKAGISSKEKELTQKFLDDYQRAYQYFKNSIKFARNEKQPLAEMRGLLNLLQLASQTNKSKFIPDEEFTKTLEDALKVVESLPNSATKVYGEIDLAYLQRDGKRTSPFTYCPTQLVLSGDNKALNLLENSVLISKQIQDNRLISYANGALGHFWECHQENEKALKYTQSAIIAADINLSAKDSLYLWEWQAGRILDKQDRKQEAMPAASEAIASYQRAFDILENIRQDILTAERDVQFDFRDVVKPLYRTLAQSRLDLLGVGAIVDERRVKELSKVVNTIDALKLAELQNYFGNDCILSGLNPKLVGELLKENSAAFQNTGFLSSIILDGKTGILLQLPNQATKFKWIEDPNQQGTTKIVSNEILEKKITEFRKGLVSKEEINYDTTIAAQLYDWIIRPFAEDIKLQKVKTLVFIQDGFLRSVPMAALYDSQQKKYLIETYAVATTPSLRLTKPNLGNGNTQKALIVGLTKKATIDGKTFDALSAVPDEVKTVGRIFPNHTRLMDDNFIPESFQKTLEKTTYSIVHIASHAQFGIIPEDTFIVTGKNQKLTINQLEASLRNLNNKSDSVELLALTACETAVGDDRATLGLAGIALQAGVKSAIASLWNVTDESTSEIIKTFYTNYRKNGMTIAQALQTAQIRMIQAKKLPSSEGINIKYDHPAYWAPIISIGNWL